ATGACGCGCATCGCCGGCATGGAACGCGCCAGTCTGGCAAACGGCCACGCCGCCGAATTCCTGACGCTGACCGCGCCAAGTGCGTTTCACGCGCGCCTGAGCAACGGCCGCAAGAATCCGCGCTGGCAGGGCAGTACCCCGCGCGAAGCGCAGGCGTGGATGACAAAACAATGGGGCCGCGCCCGCTCGGCCTTCGCCCGTGCCGGCCTGTCGGTCTACGGGCTGCGGATTGCCGAGCCGCACCACGACGGCACACCGCACTGGCACGTCCTGCTGATGGGCGAAGCCGAAGCACTCCAGCGGGCCATCGCCATCGCAACCGACTACTGGCAGCGCGAATTTGCCGAAGAACTGACCAGCAGCGAAGCGCGCCGGGCGCGCGCCTACAGCGTGGCAATAGACCGCCAGCGCGGCAGTGCCGCCGGCTACGTCGTCAAGTACGTGTGCAAGAACATCGACGGTGCCGGGGTCAGTGAAGGCGACTTTGAAGCCGGCACCGATGCCGCCAGCGGGGCCGAGCGCGTCCGGGCGTGGGCGTCGATCTGGGGCATCCGGCAGTTCCAGTTTTTCGGGGCCGCGCCGGTCACGCTCTGGCGCGAAGCGCGCCGGGCCGCCGACCGGATCAGCGAAGTCTCCGGCGCGCTGGCCGTCGTCATCGACGCCGCCGACCGGGGCGCGTGGGACGACTACACCGCCGCCATGCGCGGCCGGGCGGTCAGCCTGCGCTACCGCAGCGCGCTCAACCGCTACGGCGAACCGATGCAGATCATTGCCGGACTGACCGATACGGCCAGCGGCGAAACCCTGACCACCCGCGTCAAGACATGGCGGATGGAATGGTCCGGGTCACAGAAAAGCGGCGTCAGCCGCTCTTGGACTCGTGTCAATAACTGTACGCGAGGCCATTTTTCAACCGAAGGGGAAACACATCATGACTATCAAGAACACCGACAAGCTGAGCGGCCGCAAGCAACCGGAAATTCTGGCCGAAGTGCTGCGCGAGGCGACCAATCTCAACATCACCGCCATCGTGGCGGATGCGGACAAGGGGACTTTCACGGCCGAAATCACCGCGACGGTGGACGGGGGCGAGCGGGTGTATGCCATTGCTGACGCCGCCGGCAAGGTCAAGGTTTACGCCGACGTGGACAGCGTGTGCGTGGCCGTGCTCGGCATCGTCGGCAAGGCGGTGTTCACCGCCGGCAACATGATCGTTTCGGTTCGTGGCGCGTCGAGCCTCGTCAAGCCGAAAACACCGCCGCGCGACGTGATCGCGGCGGCCACCAACCAGCTTGAAAAGTATCAGGCCAAGCTGCCGGACATGAGCGCCACGGTCAGCCGGCTGACCACCGAAATCAAGCTGGCCGAAAGCTGGCAGTCCGGCAGCGACGAAGAACGCGCGCGCTACGCCGAAATGGTCGCCCAGCGCGACGCGCAGGCGGCTTACGTGGACTGGATGGCCGCCGAAGTGAAGCGCATCGACGCCATCATCAACCCCGAGTCCGAGCCGCAATAACCGCAGGGCAGGGCGGGCCACGCGGCCCGCCCGCATGGGATACCGACATGGATACATGGCTGCAATCCGGCCGCCGGCCGGTCGAGGCGGTGGCCGAATGGCTCGGGCAGCAAGGCATTACCGGCATCGAGCTGAAACTGTGGCCGGACGGCCCGGCGCTGCGCGCCACGGTGGCCGCCACCGTCGGCGGCGGCCGGCGCGAATGGCAGTTGTCAGACCTGACCGGCGTGTTGCTGGACGTGGAAAGCATCGACAAGGTTTTGCAGGCGCTCGGCCGTTACGGCGTCGAGGTACTGACAATCGGCGGCAGCGCGCTGGACGATTACCGCATTACCCGCGTCAGCCCGGTCAAGACCCACGCCGACCGGCTGACCGCCGAACGCCGGCGGCTGCTGCGGCTCAAGTCCGACCAGACCGCCACCACGGCAGCAGCGGCTGATCTGGTCACGGCCGGGCGGCTGGTGGCCGATTCGCCGGATGCCGCCTTGCGCGCCGAAGTGGCCGCCCGGCAGGGCGCGGTCAGCGCCTACGCCGCATGGCTGACGCCGGCGATTGCCGCATCAGCGCGGGCGATTGAACTGATGGAAACCAGCGCCGCGCCGAGCGGGGGCATTCCGCCGCGCGACCGCTGGATTGAATGGCGGTTCAAGGCCGGCGACCCGTGGCAGAACGGCCAGACCATCGGCTGGCTGCCGCCGAAGCACTGCATTGCCGGCTGGCGATGGGAGGGGGTCGAACCGCTGGCGGACGGCATCGACGTCGAGTTCTGGATTGGTGCGGATGGTGACCAGAAAACCTACGGCCGAAAGTTTGCCGAAGCCTGTACTTGGGGCGACCTGCTGCAAGCCGGCGAACTGATCGAAGGGGCAAGCCTGCTGTGCGGCAACGGTGCCGCCGCCGGGCTGGTGGCCGCCACGGACGGCTATCCGGTACGCGCCGCATTCATGCAGGCGGGCAGCCGCGTGGTGCCGGCGGCCGGCGTGTTTCGCGTTGCGCTGGTCGTGAAGTTTGATCTGGATGCGTGAGAGGGGAGATTCATGGCAAGACGGTTTTCCGACCTGACCGGGACACTGCAAAAACGCTTTGATATTGGTGGCGTGTCGCTGCAAACCAGCCTCGAACTGGGCTTTGGCGGCCGGCCGGTACGCACCATCTATCTGGAAGAAATCCCGACGCTTGGCAACGGCCAGCCGCTTGAGGGGGCGATGGCCGCCGCCGGCAGCAGCGTATACGCCGCGCGCGCCGATCATGTCCACCCGCGCCCGCCGGTGGCGACGCAATTTGCGGCAGGGCTGATGTCGGCAGCAGACAAAACCAAGCTGGACGGCATTCCGGCCGGGGGCGGCGGGGGCGGGACAACGGCGGTGGTCACGACGATGGCAAATGGTCTGATGCTGGCGGCAGACAAGGCGCGGCTTGATGCGCTTCAACCGGCAGCAGCGGTGCCAGCGCAACCAGCCGGGGCGGGCGCAGCGGGGTCATCAATAAGGTATGCGAGAGAGGACCACGCGCACCCGGCCATTCCGGCAGCGACACCATCAGCCGCCGGACTCATGTCGGCGGCCGACAAGACCAAGCTGGACGGGCTGACGGCGGGAAGCGGCAGCAGCGGAGCGGCAGCCGGCGACTACATCCCGTTCTATTTCGAGGCGAATGCAGTCTCGGCAAACCAGACGTTTTTCAGGTGCGTCGCGCGGCGGGACTGCAAGTTCAAGTCAGGATTGGCCGGCTCATCATTTATATGGATGAACGGCCCGGCCGGCCGGACCTTTTGGGAGCTGGTCATCAATATCCGCAACCCGAAAACCGGCGTGGTCACGGCGGCCGCCAACGTGAACGTTTATCAGGCGTCGTCCGGCACACCGTTCATGGCATACGGGGCGATGCCCGCCATACCGGCAGGCAGCATCATCGAACTGCAAGTTGTGCAGTCAAACAGCGCGTGGTCATACCTGACCGGCGGACTGTTTCTTGAATGACAGGCGGCGTCCGGACGTTGACCTGTCAACGGCTGGCCGGCGCAACCGGGGAACCGACATGAACCGCGCAATCCAGATAATCAAAGTATGTGAAGGGCTTGAGCTGACCGCTTACCGCTGCCCGGCAGGCATCCTGACCATCGGCTACGGCCACACCGGGCCGGACGTGACCGAAGGCCAGACCATCACCGAGCGGCAAGCTGACGGGCTGCTGCAAAACGACATCCAGCGCATCGCCGTCCCGCTGGCCGACGCCATCGAGCGCGAACGCGCCCGCCAGCGGCTGCCGCTGCTGACCGCGCAATCGCGCGACGCACTTGTTTCGCTCGCTTTCAACTGCCCGGCGGCGCTCAACTGGCGACCGACGAAAACCGACCCGGACGGATCCACGCTGGCCCGCCTGCTGGTCAGCGAGCGCGAAATCTATCGCGCCCCGGTATCCGGGCATATCCGGCGCGAATGGCTGCGCTGGTGCTACGCCGGCGGCAAAGCCCTGCCGGGGCTGAAAATCCGCCGCGAAACCGAACTGGACCTGTTTTTCTGCACGCGCTGACCGCGCACACAAGGGGGAAGTCATGGGGGAAATCATCAAACAACGCGCCCACGAACCGAGCAGCGCCGCCGGCATGGCCGCACTGCTGCTCGGGCTGGCAAATACCGCAACCGGCGTCGGCCAGATCATTTTGTACGGGGCCGGTGCCATCAGCGCCGTGGCCGCCGTACTGCTGCCGGAATGGCGCATGGGCCGGCGTCGTGGCGAGTAGCAACACACGGCCGGAGCCGGCCGGACTGGACGACTGGCTGGACCGCGACAGCACTGCCGGCCAGAAAATCCAGACCCGCGCCGGGCGCGACAAAGACCGCGAGCAAAAGCGGCTCAAGCGCGCGAGCTGCAAGGCCGAAGCCGACGCGCTCTATCAGGTCGAGCGGTCGCGGTGGGCATCGCGCTGCCGGAAGCTGCGGCAGAAAAAACAGCCGGGCAGCCCGCCGCCGTTCGTACCGTCCATGCGCCTTGTCCGGCTCTATCTCTACGGCTGCGGTCACGACTGGCCGTACATCAAGGCCGCACTGGCGCGGCTGCGACAGCAACGCGAAGCCGCTGACGAAGCCGGCCAGCAGGCAGGCCGCGACTGGAAAACCGCGCTTGGCGCGGATTGGTAAAGGGGAGGGGGGAACATGCTGTTTTTGATACCGGCAGCCGGCAGCATCGGGGCCAGCGTACTTGGCGCACTTTCGGCGTTTCTGGCCGGGGCCGGCGTCATGGCAACGGTCGAGGAGGTGGCTGACAACCTCGCTGGCATTGACGGTTTGGGGCCGGCCATCCGGTCAGCCATCGGTGGCGATTACAACCAGCTTTTTTCCGTCATCGGCAACGAAATCGCAAGCCGCATCAACAGCCGCTACGGAACCAGCATCAGCAACGTCTGGCCGGTCGAAACACTGCGCGCCGAAATCGAGGCCGAAGTCATCCGGCAGATTGAGGCCGAGCTTGCCCGCTACAGCAGCAGCGACGACAGCGAGGACGAATAAATGGGACTGCTATCCAGCGGCGCCATCGCGCGCATCCGCAGCCGTGTGGCCGGCAAAGACTGCGATAAAAAGAAGTCCAGCGACCCGGAGTTGCAGAAAAAACGGGAACAGGACCGCGAACGGCAGGCGCGCTACCGCGACAAGCAAGGTGGCCGCAATTGCAGCTACGGCAGCGGCGGCGGCACCACCAGCAAAAAGAAATCGACGAAGAAAAAGGGCTGGTGAGCGTGAGCGGTCACGGCTGGCCGGGCAGGGTTGGCAGCAGGCAGCTGGGCTGACATGCAACGTTGCGTGACCGCTCACGCCACACAAACCGGCGACGGACGGTCAGGAATTTGACCGCCGTATATTCATTTGGAATATTTGGAGCGGCGAAAGCGACGCGCCGGCCGCATCCGGTGACGTTGGCGCGTAGTAGGGACATCGGAATCTGACAACCGGGGGCAACCCCGGTTTTTTTTGTGTGCAGCAAGCCCGCGTGAGCGGTCACGCGACATTCAAGGAGGTGTGTATGGGGGGGAAATTGCAGCGGCTGGTGTCGACCGTGATTTTCTGGATTGGCGCTTGTCTGTTGGCTGGCTTGATGACGTTCGGTCTGTATCGCGTCGTTCTTTGGATGGGATACCGGCTGCCGGGCTGGGCGGGCTGGCTCGTGTTCGTGGTGTTTTATTTCCTGATACATCGGCAGCATCAGGCGAAACCGGCGCGACTCAGGGCCGAAGCCGAGCGCATGTTGAGCGAGGCCGACCGGATGGAACGTGAGCAAACCAGATAAAGGACAATTAGCAGGCGGTAAATTTGTTGCGCGCAAGCTACAGAATTGCGCGCTTTTTTATTGATCTAGCTCAAAAAACCTGCAACGTCGAAAGCCGGAAAACGGGGCACATGCCAAGCGGCGAAATTTTCAAAAACGCATAGTTCCAGCGTTTTTTTTTCAGTGTAAGGATTTCATGGAAATTACACTTTTTCCGGACTTTCGACTTAATATTATTAAGCTAATAATGAAATTTATGGGTAAAATGTATACATAAGATGTAATACGTTATTTATTTACATATTGAATTTAAAATCCTGATGAACGCCCATGAAAATGGTCAAAATACAAAAGGCCCGACAAGCAATCTTGTCGGGCCTTCTTGGTACGCCTCTTTCTATTTGAGGCCGTTGCAGCCAGCGGGATTATTTGCCGCCGACTGACTCCACTACAGTCCATGCGCCATTCTGGACCTTGTAGACCGTAATGCCGCCATCCTTCAGGTCTCCCTTGCTGTCGTAGGCCCAGTTGGACGACGTTACGCCCGAATGCTGGATTTTTGCCAGTTCAGGCAGATACTTTGCCGGATCTGCGGAGTCAGCCTTCTGCATGGCAGCGACCAGTACTCGTGTTGCGTCATAGCCGTACGGTGAGTACGTAGCTACATCTTGGTTGAAACGGGCCTTGTAGCGGGTTTCGTAATCCTTGCCCTTGGGCATCTGGTCCAGCGGCAAGCCAGCCAGTGAGGCTACGGTGCCTTCGGCATCACTGCCAGCCAGTTGCAGGAATGTCGGTGTCTTGGTCATTTCACCGGAGACCAGCGGAGCCTTCAGGCCCAGACGCTTCATCTGCTTGGCCATCGGTGCAGACTGTGCATCAGCACCGCCGTAGAACACGACGTCAGGATTGGTACCCTTGATCGTGGTCAGGATTGCGGTGAAGTCGGTGGCCTTGTCGTTGGTGAACTCACGCTTCAGCACATTCCCGCCGGCAGCCTTGACCGACTTTTCAAACTCGTCAGCCAGACCTTGGCCATAGGCAGTACGGTCATCGATGATGACCACGTTTTTGCCCAGTTTTTCGACAACCCACTGCCCCATCACCCCGCCCTGCTGCGTGTCCGAAGTCATGGAACGGAATGCCGTTGCGAAGCCCTGCTGGGTATACGCCGGGGCTGTTGCCATGGCGATACCGGGAATGCCGGCATCTGCGTAAATCTTCGAAGCCGGGATGGCCGTGCCGGAATTGAAGTGACCAATGATGCCGTTCACCTTGGCATCCACAAATTTCTGGGCAATCTGTGTCGCCGTCTTGGGATCTGCCTGATCATCTTCGGCAACCAGTTCAAACTTGACTGGCTGACCACCCAGCTTGGGCTTTTCTGCATTGACGTCTTCGATGGCCAGCGTCACCCCGTTCTTGTATTCCTCGCCGTAATGGGCCTGCGGGCCGGTCAGCGGGGCAGAAAAGCCGATCTTCACGGTCGTTGTGCCGTCAGTTGCGGCCGGGGCGGCACTGTTGCCGGCAGACTGTTCCTGCTTGCCGCAGGCCGAAAGGGCCATCACGGTGGCCAGTGCCACGGCCGTCAGGGCCAGACGCGGGGTTTGGGTCATTTTTTTCTCCTCGTGGAATGCGATGCATGGACCACGACCGATGCGGCTTGCGTACGGCCCGCATCAATCGATGGGTCACAATTCTATACAAATCGCATTGGCTGGCCATGTGCCGGGAGGTTTTTTTTGTAACCCGCTGTGCGTCTGCCCTTGCAGGCAGCCAGTCTGCCTGCTCCGTCAGTCTTCCATGCTCATCAGGCTGGCGTTGCCCCCTGCCGCAGTCGTGTTGATGCTGACGGCCCGCTCATGCACCAGACGGCGCAGATCATATTGACCCGCGGCATCAGCCTGGTTCAGCAGGATGACGGGGCCTTCCTGGTCGGCCAGTTGCTGTCGCAGCGCATCTGCCGCAGCCTGCCCTCCGGAAAAGAGGACTGCGTCCACGTCATCCAGCGACTTGCTGATGGAAAGACTCAACGAGCCCGGCAGGCTTCCCGCCTCTACTGCTTCGACGCTGTCTGCCGACAGGATTGCCACGTTGCCGGTCGCGAAGATGGCAATCAGTTGGGCCACTAGGGCTTCGCGGCTGTCTGCAACGCACATGACCCGTCCGCGCGGCACATAGGCGAGCTGATTGGTTTCGCCCGTGGGTCCGGGCAGCGTGATCCGGCATCCGGCCTGCGATTGCCTGCCCACTTTGGCCAGCCAGTCGGCCTGCCGCTGGCGGGCTACATCATCCGCGAGCATGACAGGCAACAAGACTGCCAGTTCATCCAGCGGTGCCCTCGCCTCGCTTTGCGCAGTCTCGCGGAGCGGCTCTCCGTCCCGGCAGAGGCGGTAGAGATAGTCAGGGCCGCCGGCTTTGGGGCCGGTGCCTGACAGGCCTTCTCCCCCGAACGGCTGCACGCCAACGACTGCACCGACGATATTGCGGTTGACGTACAGGTTGCCCACGGCAGCCGTATCGGTGACCAGGTTGATGGTTTCATCAATGCGACTGTGCAGCCCCATGGTCAGGCCATAGCCACTGGCCCGGACATCGTTGATGACCTGCGGCAGTTCGTTGGCGCCAAAGCGGACGACATGGAGCACTGGTCCGAACACTTCCTGTTTCAGCTCGCGGATGGAGCTGATCTCGCACAAGAACGGTGCGACAAACGTACCGTTTTCCGGTGCGGAAACCGTGTGGTGCCAGCGTGCCGTGTTTTTGATGCGCGCGATGTGGGCCAGCAGGTTCTGGCGGGCCTCCTCGTCAATCACCGGGCCGACATCCGTGGCAAGACGGGCCGGATCGCCCACAACCAGTTCATCCATGGCGCCCTTGAGCATGGTGATGACCCGGTCGGCAATATCATTCTGGAGATACAGCACCCGCAAGGCCGAGCAGCGCTGGCCGGCGGAGTCGAATGCACTGGTAATGGCGTCACCGACAACCTGCTCCGGCAGCGCAGAACTGTCCACGATCATGGCATTCATGCCACCGGTTTCCGCAATCAGTGGAATGTCCCCTCCCCTTTGTGCCAGCGTCCGGTAAATCAGCCGCGCAACCTGGGTAGAGCCGGTGAAAATCACGCCTTGCGTGCGCGGGTCGGCGACCAGTGCCGCACCGATGACCTCGCCACGGCCAGGCAACAACTGGATGGCATCACGCGGGATGCCGGCTTCGTGCATCAGGCGTACGGCCAGTGCCGCGACAAGCGGCGTCTGCTCGGCCGGTTTGGCCAGTACCGGATTGCCGGCTGCCAGTGCGGCAACGGACTGTCCCGCAAAAATGGCCAGCGGAAAATTCCAGGGGCTGATGCAGACCACCGGTCCTAGCGGCCGGGGTGGCCGGGGGGCAAATTCGGTCCGCAACTGGGCGGCGTAGTAGCGGCAAAAATCAACCGCTTCACGCACCTCGGCCAGCGCATTGGCAAAGGTTTTGCCTGCCTCGCGCACGGCCAGCATCATCAGTTCGTCCTGATGTGCCTCCAGCAGGTCGGCAAAATGGTCCAGCAGGCGGGCTCGCTCCTCAGGTGCAACCTGGGGCCAGTTGGCGTTCCCGGCCGCGGCCAGTGCCGTGTGGACGTCGCGCAGACCGGCTTCCCTGACGGTGCCGACCTGGTCACCGGTGTCAGCCGGGTTCAGGACGGGCTGTTCGGGCAGGTCTTCCATGGACTGTCCTGCCAGCAGGGGGGCTGCGTGCCAGGTGACGGCCGCGGCCGCATTCAGGCCGGTTTCGAGCATGGCCAGCGTGTGCTCGTTGGCGAGATCCAGACCGGCCGAATTGCGCCGGGCAGTGCCGTAGAGGTCGGCCGGTAGGGCGATGCGCGGATGCGGCAGGCCGCCTAGCCGTTCGGCTTCGGCCACCGGGTCGGCAACCAGCTCGTCGATGCTGACGGCGTCGTCAACGATCCGGTTGACGAACGAGCTGTTGGCTCCGTTTTCCAGCAGTCGCCGGACCAGATAGGCCAGCAGCGTCTCGTGCGAGCCGACCGGTGCGTAGATGCGGCAGGCCCGGTCCAGCTGCCCGGCCCCGACCACCTGGTCGTACAGGGTTTCACCCATGCCGTGCAGGCACTGGAATTCGTACTCTTTGCCCTGCCCCAGCTGATGGATGGCGGCCAGCGACAGGGCATTGTGGGTGGCGAACTGCGGATAGATACAGTCCTGCGCAGCCAGCAGTTTTCTGGCGCAAGCCAGATAAGAGACATCGGTATAAACCTTGCGGGTGTACACCGGGTAGCCGGCTTGTCCGTCCACCTGGGCGCGCTTGATTTCGGCATCCCAGTAAGCACCCTTGACGAGCCGGACCATGAAACGCCGCTGGCTGCGCCGGGCCAGGTCGATCAGGAAATCGATGATGAACGGGCAGCGCTTCTGGTACGCCTGCACCACGATGCCCAGCCCGTCCCAGCCACCCAGGTCCGGATCAAAGGCCAGGGCCTCGACGAGATCCAGCGACAGCTCCATGCGATCGGCTTCCTCGGCGTCGATGTTTAGCCCGATGTCGTACTGGCGGGCCAGCATCATCAGGGATTTCAGTCTGGGGAGCAGCTCGGCCAGTACCCGGTCGCGCTGGGCGCGACTGTAGCGCGGATGGATGGCCGAGAGCTTGACGGATATGCCCGGTCCTTCAATCACGCCACGGCCGGCGGAAGCCTGGCCAATGGCGTGGATGGCGCGGGTGTAATCGTCGAGGTAGCGCCGGGCGTCAGCTTCGGTCATGGCTGCTTCGCCCAGCATGTCATAGCTGAAGCGGTAACCGCGGGCTTCGCGTTCCCGGCCGTTGGCCAGTGCCTCGTCGATGGTTTCGCCGGTGACAAACTGGCGGCCCAGCATGCGCATGGCTAGGTCGACGCCTTTGCGGATCAGTGGTTCGCCACCTTTGGCGATCAGGCGCGTCAGTGCCGTGGAAAGTCCGGTTTCGCCGTGGGTGCTGACCAGTTTGCCGGTGACCAGCAGTCCCCAGGCGGCGGCGTTGACGAAAAGAGACTGGCTTTTGCCCAGGTGGCTGGCCCAGTCGCCCCGTGCCACTTTGTCACGGATCAGCCGGTCGGCCGTTGCTTGGTCGGGAATGCGCAGGAGAGCTTCGGCGAGGCACATCAGGGCGATGCCTTCTTCACTGGATAGTGAGAACTCGTGCATCAGGGCATCCACGCCGCTGGCTTTGCGTCGGCGCGTGCGGACATCAGTGACCAGACGCCGGGCCAGCTCTTGCGCTTTGTCGAGCTCGCTGCTGCTCAGGCGGGCCTGTGGCAGCAGCGATTGAACACAGATCTGTTCGTCGCGCCGCCATGCCGAAGTGACGGCATCCATTAATCCTGACTGGGGACGAGACAAGTGCGGGAAACGCATGTGCAGACTCCGTATTTCAATGGTTTTACTTTTTTATAAGGGCAAACTGGAAGTCCTGGCGCCAACTGTGGCGCACAAATGACACATGCAATATTATGACAATGCAAAAAACACGGCACTCTAATTGACAAAGTCTTCACGAGACTTTATATCTTGTTTGCAACTCATAAGAGATAAAAATATCAACATGACACGCCATTCGTAAAATAATCGTTTGCCGGATATTTGATTGCGGTTTTATTAAAAAAAATGGCGTATTTATCTACAAAACAGGAGATTAATAGAATGAAGCGTACGAAGGCCCGAAAGGCTTTGGATCTGATAGACCGCAAGATTCTTGCCCTGTTGCAAGACAATGCCAAGATTTCCAACGTCGATCTCGCCGAGCAGGTTCATCTTTCTCCTACGCCCTGTCTTGAGCGCGTCAAGCGCCTTGAATCAGATGGCTATATCCGGCAGTACGCAGCGCACCTGAATCCACAGCTTCTCGACGCCGGCATGCTGGTGTACCTGGAAGTCAGCCTGCAGAACACGACCAGCGAAATCCTGAACGAATTCAATGCGGCGGTGCAGCAGCTGCCGCAGATTCTGGAATGCCACATGGTGGCAGGCGGATTTGACTATCTGATGAAGATTCGTGTGCGCGACATCCATGAGTTCCGTGACATGCTGGGCGACATGCTGTCGCGCCTGCCTTATGTCCGCGAAACCCACACATATGTTGTGATGGAGGAAGTCAAGGAAACGACCCAGATTCCGCTGCGCCCCTGATGACTGCCGGTATTTCCCTTGAGTGTCTGTCGCGTCAGCCGGTCCGGCCGTCCGAGGCGCCGCCACTGCTGTTCGTGCACGGTGCGTATTCGTCGGCCTGGGTGTGGGATGTCGACTGGATGCCGCAACTGGCCGCATCTGGCCGGGCAGTACATGCCCTGAGTCTGGAGGGG
The DNA window shown above is from Laribacter hongkongensis DSM 14985 and carries:
- a CDS encoding lysozyme, with the translated sequence MNRAIQIIKVCEGLELTAYRCPAGILTIGYGHTGPDVTEGQTITERQADGLLQNDIQRIAVPLADAIERERARQRLPLLTAQSRDALVSLAFNCPAALNWRPTKTDPDGSTLARLLVSEREIYRAPVSGHIRREWLRWCYAGGKALPGLKIRRETELDLFFCTR
- a CDS encoding replication endonuclease, which gives rise to MLARIYREDSAWRAGLLADLPAGLRQHWQTTYDRIFQRQGLAGDVRRAANSFLRQAHRRATGTAAGLPLDTDGDTIDTRARDLCRQARAALSRPAGHAGIETGGLPSAERLAQAVAIELPATGSPAGLAARLVEDRFWLRRVRTQTGRRRESLEIAAGLVHKRRSAYVSADTLAVVRRTRARNAALLAATRLVSDAGDDVPLDEIVAASVSNPAIRRAELMTRIAGMERASLANGHAAEFLTLTAPSAFHARLSNGRKNPRWQGSTPREAQAWMTKQWGRARSAFARAGLSVYGLRIAEPHHDGTPHWHVLLMGEAEALQRAIAIATDYWQREFAEELTSSEARRARAYSVAIDRQRGSAAGYVVKYVCKNIDGAGVSEGDFEAGTDAASGAERVRAWASIWGIRQFQFFGAAPVTLWREARRAADRISEVSGALAVVIDAADRGAWDDYTAAMRGRAVSLRYRSALNRYGEPMQIIAGLTDTASGETLTTRVKTWRMEWSGSQKSGVSRSWTRVNNCTRGHFSTEGETHHDYQEHRQAERPQATGNSGRSAARGDQSQHHRHRGGCGQGDFHGRNHRDGGRGRAGVCHC
- the putA gene encoding trifunctional transcriptional regulator/proline dehydrogenase/L-glutamate gamma-semialdehyde dehydrogenase, giving the protein MRFPHLSRPQSGLMDAVTSAWRRDEQICVQSLLPQARLSSSELDKAQELARRLVTDVRTRRRKASGVDALMHEFSLSSEEGIALMCLAEALLRIPDQATADRLIRDKVARGDWASHLGKSQSLFVNAAAWGLLVTGKLVSTHGETGLSTALTRLIAKGGEPLIRKGVDLAMRMLGRQFVTGETIDEALANGREREARGYRFSYDMLGEAAMTEADARRYLDDYTRAIHAIGQASAGRGVIEGPGISVKLSAIHPRYSRAQRDRVLAELLPRLKSLMMLARQYDIGLNIDAEEADRMELSLDLVEALAFDPDLGGWDGLGIVVQAYQKRCPFIIDFLIDLARRSQRRFMVRLVKGAYWDAEIKRAQVDGQAGYPVYTRKVYTDVSYLACARKLLAAQDCIYPQFATHNALSLAAIHQLGQGKEYEFQCLHGMGETLYDQVVGAGQLDRACRIYAPVGSHETLLAYLVRRLLENGANSSFVNRIVDDAVSIDELVADPVAEAERLGGLPHPRIALPADLYGTARRNSAGLDLANEHTLAMLETGLNAAAAVTWHAAPLLAGQSMEDLPEQPVLNPADTGDQVGTVREAGLRDVHTALAAAGNANWPQVAPEERARLLDHFADLLEAHQDELMMLAVREAGKTFANALAEVREAVDFCRYYAAQLRTEFAPRPPRPLGPVVCISPWNFPLAIFAGQSVAALAAGNPVLAKPAEQTPLVAALAVRLMHEAGIPRDAIQLLPGRGEVIGAALVADPRTQGVIFTGSTQVARLIYRTLAQRGGDIPLIAETGGMNAMIVDSSALPEQVVGDAITSAFDSAGQRCSALRVLYLQNDIADRVITMLKGAMDELVVGDPARLATDVGPVIDEEARQNLLAHIARIKNTARWHHTVSAPENGTFVAPFLCEISSIRELKQEVFGPVLHVVRFGANELPQVINDVRASGYGLTMGLHSRIDETINLVTDTAAVGNLYVNRNIVGAVVGVQPFGGEGLSGTGPKAGGPDYLYRLCRDGEPLRETAQSEARAPLDELAVLLPVMLADDVARQRQADWLAKVGRQSQAGCRITLPGPTGETNQLAYVPRGRVMCVADSREALVAQLIAIFATGNVAILSADSVEAVEAGSLPGSLSLSISKSLDDVDAVLFSGGQAAADALRQQLADQEGPVILLNQADAAGQYDLRRLVHERAVSINTTAAGGNASLMSMED
- a CDS encoding winged helix-turn-helix transcriptional regulator is translated as MKRTKARKALDLIDRKILALLQDNAKISNVDLAEQVHLSPTPCLERVKRLESDGYIRQYAAHLNPQLLDAGMLVYLEVSLQNTTSEILNEFNAAVQQLPQILECHMVAGGFDYLMKIRVRDIHEFRDMLGDMLSRLPYVRETHTYVVMEEVKETTQIPLRP
- a CDS encoding branched-chain amino acid ABC transporter substrate-binding protein, yielding MTQTPRLALTAVALATVMALSACGKQEQSAGNSAAPAATDGTTTVKIGFSAPLTGPQAHYGEEYKNGVTLAIEDVNAEKPKLGGQPVKFELVAEDDQADPKTATQIAQKFVDAKVNGIIGHFNSGTAIPASKIYADAGIPGIAMATAPAYTQQGFATAFRSMTSDTQQGGVMGQWVVEKLGKNVVIIDDRTAYGQGLADEFEKSVKAAGGNVLKREFTNDKATDFTAILTTIKGTNPDVVFYGGADAQSAPMAKQMKRLGLKAPLVSGEMTKTPTFLQLAGSDAEGTVASLAGLPLDQMPKGKDYETRYKARFNQDVATYSPYGYDATRVLVAAMQKADSADPAKYLPELAKIQHSGVTSSNWAYDSKGDLKDGGITVYKVQNGAWTVVESVGGK